One Setaria viridis chromosome 3, Setaria_viridis_v4.0, whole genome shotgun sequence DNA window includes the following coding sequences:
- the LOC117849684 gene encoding probable beta-1,4-xylosyltransferase GT43E: MVSTRRNSGIILREGSVRDWSEFNDPSPSPKLLYSQSYVAMRGLLASVVSLDFFLLSSKLKSAWAGMTSHRHIRSQERSKTRGLSCKRAAIHLLLCFMVGIFIGFMPFFSVDVYKKIVSENERLPFHENVIEAEMMDTKVKELETVVVEKEVELIDEPEVGESPPVPAMLDDEADFAESTRALPAIKESDIAVKKLLIIVTITSVRPQQPYYLNRLAHVLKDVHAPLLWLVVEWPEQSYETAEILRSSGVMYRHLICRKNTTSVRKIAVCQRNNAIYHVKKHHLDGIMHFADEERSYSADVFEEMQKIRRFGSWPVAIHVGTKYRAVLEGPICKGSRVTGWHTIQTALKKSMIRRFPIGFSAFAFNSTMLWDPQRWNRPAMDSVIVHSGGRGGLQESRFIEKLVKNERQIEGLPDNCNRVMVWNFNLEPPQLNYPTGWALYKYLEANMPVI, encoded by the exons ATGGTGTCCACTCGAAGGAACAGCGGGATTATCCTACGGGAAGGGTCGGTTAGGGACTGGTCCGAGTTTAATGACCCCTCACCGTCCCCAAAACTGCTGTATTCACAGTCCTATGTTGCAATGAGGGGGTTGCTGGCCTCGGTGGTGTCCTTGGACTTTTTCCTGTTGTCAAGCAAGCTAAAATCTGCATGGGCAGGTATGACGTCCCATAGGCATATTCGATCTCAGGAGAGATCGAAAACAAGGGGATTGAGCTGCAAGAGAGCCGCAATTCATCTGTTGCTGTGTTTCATGGTTGGCATTTTCATTGGCTTCATGCCATTCTTCTCGGTTGATGTGTATAAGAAAATTGTCTCTGAAAATGAAAGGCTTCCGTTCCACGAGAATGTGATTGAGGCGGAGATGATGGATACTAAAGTTAAGGAGTTGGAGACAGTTGTAGTCGAGAAAGAGGTCGAACTGATTGATGAGCCAGAAGTTGGAGAGAGCCCTCCAGTTCCTGCAATGTTGGATGACGAGGCAGATTTTGCTGAATCAACACGTGCATTACCTGCTATTAAAGAATCAGACATCGCTGTGAAGAAGCTGTTGATAATCGTGACAATTACTTCTGTTCGGCCACAACAGCCATATTACTTGAATCGGTTAGCCCATGTCTTGAAAGATGTACATGCACCTCTTTTGTGGTTAGTGGTGGAATGGCCTGAACAGTCCTATGAAACAGCAGAGATTCTGAGGTCTTCTGGGGTTATGTACAGGCATCTTATATGTAGAAAGAATACTACAAGTGTACGAAAGATCGCTGTCTGTCAAAGGAATAATGCAATCTATCATGTCAAAAAGCATCACCTGGATGGTATAATGCATTTTGCAGATGAAGAGCGGTCATACTCAGCTGATGTATTTGAAGAAATGCAGAAAATCAG GCGCTTTGGCTCGTGGCCTGTAGCAATCCATGTTGGAACTAAGTATAGGGCAGTTTTGGAAGGCCCTATTTGTAAAGGTAGCCGAGTCACTGGATGGCACACAATCCAGACAGCTCTAAAGAAGAGTATGATTCGTCGATTCCCAATTGGTTTCTCTGCATTTGCTTTCAACAGTACAATGTTGTGGGACCCTCAGAGATGGAACCGCCCAGCTATGGATTCTGTTATAGTCCACTCAGGTGGAAGAGGTGGTTTGCAG GAGTCGAGATTTATAGAGAAGCTTGTTAAAAATGAACGCCAAATAGAGGGTCTTCCAGACAATTGCAACAGGGTTATGGTCTGGAATTTCAACCTGGAACCTCCTCAACTAAACTACCCCACAGGCTGGGCACTATATAAGTACCTAGAAGCCAACATGCCTGTAATATAG
- the LOC117850501 gene encoding auxin-responsive protein IAA19, translating to MPPPLEARDYIGLGAAASSSSSSCCSGGSEGAAGPHLALRLGLPGSESPGRGAGAEHVDAALTLGPAPPRGGAKRGFADSLDRPAKRDADAGDADGVVRGEEEKGVAETAAGAPRAAKVQVVGWPPVRNYRKHTLAASAAKTKGEDEGRSEAGCCYVKVSMDGAPYLRKVDLKTYSSYEDLSLGLEKMFSCFITGKSSSVKPPRERLTDGSRADALQDQEYVLTYEDKDADWMLVGDLPWDLFTTICRKLRIMRGSDAAGMAPRSLEQIGRNK from the exons atgccgccgccgctcgaggCGCGCGACTACatcggcctcggcgccgccgcgtcctcctcctcgtcgtcctgctgctccggcggcagcgagggggcggcggggccgcacCTCGCGCTACGGCTCGGGCTGCCGGGGTCCGAGtcccccggccgcggcgcgggggcggagcACGTCGACGCCGCGCTCACGCTCGGCCCCGCGCCTCCCAGGGGTGGCGCCAAGCGCGGGTTCGCTGACTCCCTCGACCGGCCCGCGAAGCGGGATGCTGATGCCGGTGACGCTGATGGGGTCgtgaggggggaggaggagaagggtgtGGCTGAAACCGCTGCTGGAGCTCCGCGGGCTGCCAA GGTGCAAGTTGTTGGATGGCCTCCTGTTCGGAATTACCGAAAGCATACACTAGCTGCGAGTGCCGCAAAGACAAAGGGGGAAGATGAAGGTAGGAGTGAGGCAGGATGCTGTTATGTTAAAGTCAGCATGGATGGAGCTCCATACCTAAGGAAGGTGGACCTCAAGACCTATTCGAGCTATGAGGATCTCTCGCTTGGTCTTGAGAAAATGTTCAGTTGCTTCATCACTG GTAAAAGCAGTTCAGTCAAGCCACCAAGGGAGAGGCTTACTGATGGTTCTAGGGCTGATGCCCTTCAGGACCAAGAATATGTCCTTACCTATGAAGACAAAGATGCTGACTGGATGCTTGTTGGTGATCTGCCTTGGGA CTTGTTCACTACGATTTGTCGAAAACTTAGAATCATGAGAGGTTCTGATGCTGCTGGCATGG CTCCAAGATCACTGGAACAGATTGGACGGAACAAATAG
- the LOC117849022 gene encoding uncharacterized protein has product MRRIRSTARAGNLRVTARAFNSLGARPPRPYQPAPSSPSAILLRAQQLGGGGREMSRAAQTGAGGGGAARLKASPRALFSCGIFSTCTHPALSPTATPNNNVVPGSGGIKGGGGTGTPCAEGSASPVVEASAPPPPPQRQHQRAQRNVGPSSSSSSSSSSASQSFTQWRLPVHHPPHASASASASASGAGAGGDALLSAEEKFAAGEVVAALRTVEREMEAAARPVPAGVVAGVVAAVREPATARLAAKVLLVVLLEEGNRETAVEAGAASAAVEAVAASGPAGATAERALAALELLCTAPGGAAAVRREALAAPVLARAVEGMSGRGRECAIGVLAAIYGGVVEEDGAESPPPPEVVKAVVAAMQGECSARGRRKGAQLLRALQEAGRLGLAWDGVGDH; this is encoded by the coding sequence ATGCGCAGGATCCGCTCGACAGCGCGCGCGGGTAATCTCAGAGTCACAGCACGAGCATTCAATTCACTTGGGGCCCGTCCACCACGCCCATATCAACCAGCTCCGAGCAGCCCCTCGGCGATCCTTTTGCGCGCGCAGCAGCTCGGTGGTGGCGGTCGTGAGATGAGCCGCGCGGCGCAGAcgggcgcgggcgggggcggcgcggcgaggctcAAGGCGTCGCCGCGGGCGCTCTTCTCCTGCGGGATCTTCAGCACCTGCACGCACCCGGCGCTCAGCCCGACCGCGACGCCGAACAATAATGTGGTGCCGGGGAGCGGTGGCatcaagggcggcggcggcacgggcacGCCCTGCGCCGAGGGGTCCGCGtcgccggtggtggaggcgtcggcgccgccgccgcccccgcagcGGCAGCACCAGCGGGCGCAGAGGAACGTCggcccgtcgtcgtcctcgtcctcgtcctcgtcgtcggcgtcgcagAGCTTCACGCAGTGGAGGCTGCCGGTGCACCACCCGCCGCACGCGTCGGCGtccgcctcggcgtcggcgagcgGGGCGGGAGCCGGCGGGGACGCGCTGCTGAGCGCAGAGGAGAAGTTcgcggcgggggaggtggtggcggcgctgcggACGGTGGAGCgggagatggaggcggcggcgaggccggtgcCGGCGGGGGTGGTGGCCGGGGTGGTCGCCGCGGTGCGggagccggcgacggcgaggctggCCGCGAAGGTGCTGCTTGTCGTGCTGCTGGAGGAAGGGAACAGGGAGACCGCGGTGGAAGccggcgcggcgtcggcggccgtggaggcggtggcggcgtccgGGCCGGCGGGGGCCACAGCGGAGCGCGCGTTGGCCGCGCTGGAGCTCCTGTGCAcggcccccggcggcgccgcggcggtgcgGAGGGAGGCACTCGCGGCGCCGGTCCTGGCGCGGGCGGTGGAGGGGATGTCCGGCCGCGGGCGGGAATGCGCCATCGGCGTCCTGGCCGCCATCTACGGCGGCGTCGTCGAGGAGGACGGGGCGGAGTCACCACCGCCACCAGAAGTAGtgaaggcggtggtggcggcgatgcAGGGCGAGTGCAGCGCGCGCGGACGGCGCAAGGGTGCGCAGCTCCTTCGCGCGCTGCAGGAGGCCGGTCGCCTCGGGCTCGCGTGGGACGGCGTCGGCGATCACTGA